The following DNA comes from Bacillaceae bacterium S4-13-56.
GAAAAGAGGGGAATAGAACAGGTGGAATGGCAGTATGGATATTAGCTGTAATGTCAATGACAGCCCCCATTCTCCTCCATATTTTCAACGTGTTCATTTAAGTTGAATTTTTGGGGAACAGTAATAAAATGGATATTTATTGCTAATTTTTTCTATAAATAGGGGGAGGTTTTTGTAAAAATAAAAAACCTTCTCATTTTGGAATGAGAAGGCTAGCGCGCTCGAAGGGATTCGAACCCCCGACTGACGTAGAACCGGAATCTACCGCTCTATCCAACTGAGCTACGAGCGCATGTATTCATTTTTAAAACGGCACAATCTATTATACGAAGGAAAACGATAAAACGCAACCGTAGTTTTTAGGTGTATATACACCTGAGAGGACAAAAAAGTGAATAATATGAAAAAAATAACGAAATATTTTAAAATGTGATTTTTTTGAAAATGGTATAATTTTCATTGGTGGGTAATATATTGAAAAAAGAGGGGGACTTTACTAAATGGTTCGTCTTAGGGACTTATATCATGTGCCTAGCTATAAGAACAATTTAAAGAGAAAGTCACCAGCCATGTCGATCACAGAATATTCTAATGTTAAAAAGAGAATGAATGAGTATTCTGTCTTAGGGAAAAAAAGACAGAGAAGAAGTTCCATTCGCTTATATATGGAGCATAGAACAGTTGCTACGATCTTTTGTTTTCATCCAGAGGCAAAAAATGGGGTTTTTGATAAATGGGAGGGCAGGATTCAGGATATTGGGCTAGACGGTTTGTGTTTTGTATCGACTGATCCTATCATGGATGGTCCGATTTTGATGTTTGACTTCATTTTGTTTGGACAACCATACCGATGCTTTGGCAAAGTTGTTTGGTCTAGAAAAGAGGTTGATGGCAGCTTGCTCTACGGAATTGATTTTTTTTCTACACTAAAACAACAGGAAGAAAGAAAAAAGCTTATTCAAGATGAGGTAAAAAGGCGCATAAATAGGGGATTTGCTGTGCAATAAGCAATGTATAAAAGTTTAAGGAGATTTGTATCCTATGGAAGTAGTGGTCTACACAAGGTCAGTCTGCCCTTTATGTGAAATAGTGAAGGATTACTTAGAAATCTTAAAGTTAGAGGTCCCTTCATTAGAATGGAAAGAAGTTGACATTTATCAGGATGATGAATTGTTAGAGGAGTATCAAATTCGCATTCCTGTTGTAGTTTATCAAAAGCAAGTTCTCGCTGAGGGAAATGTAGAATATGATTTTTTGAAGAAAAAAATTTTCGAAAATATGTAAGGGTTACCATCCTTATGATTGTTGGGTTGCAAACTTTGACACTTCATTTTAGAGGTAAAACAATAATTTTTTTAGTTGCAACCCATATGCACCATTGTTAAAATATACATGAAATGAGTTACCTATTTTTTTGCCCTGAGCGGGACATAATACACCATAGCGGGGAGATAATATCCCACACACTCTTCAGGAAGGGGTTCTACCATGAGGGAACTTATAGATCTTCAACTAAAACTATTCCCTGATCTTGTTCATGTTATGCAAAGGAGATATCAACTTCTGCATTTCATACAATTAATGGAACCAATTGGAAGAAGAGCTCTTGCTGAAAGTAGTAATCTTGCGGAAAGAACGGTTAGAAGTGAAGTTGATTTTCTTCAAGAAATAGGTTTGATTGATATTACTTCAAAAGGAATGAACGTCACTAGAGAGGGAAAGCAGCTTATCCAACAGTTCGGCGAAATTATGAAAGAAATGTCAGGAATTAGGGTTTTAGAAAAAAAGATATCGGAAACATTAAATATAGGCCATGTAATTATTGTTTCTGGTGATAGTGATCATCAGCCATGGGCTAAGCAAGAAATGGGAAGGGCTTGTGTAAATTATCTCAAATCCATCTTAAAGGAAAGTCGGACGATAGCGGTAACCGGTGGGTCATCAATGGCGGCGGTTGCTGAAATGATGAACCCCACTGAAGTTCCTGAAGGCTGTCTCTTTGTACCAGCTAGGGGTGGGTTAGGAGAGCAAGTTGAAAATCAAGCCA
Coding sequences within:
- a CDS encoding PilZ domain-containing protein — its product is MVRLRDLYHVPSYKNNLKRKSPAMSITEYSNVKKRMNEYSVLGKKRQRRSSIRLYMEHRTVATIFCFHPEAKNGVFDKWEGRIQDIGLDGLCFVSTDPIMDGPILMFDFILFGQPYRCFGKVVWSRKEVDGSLLYGIDFFSTLKQQEERKKLIQDEVKRRINRGFAVQ
- a CDS encoding glutaredoxin family protein; translation: MEVVVYTRSVCPLCEIVKDYLEILKLEVPSLEWKEVDIYQDDELLEEYQIRIPVVVYQKQVLAEGNVEYDFLKKKIFENM
- a CDS encoding sugar-binding domain-containing protein, with the translated sequence MRELIDLQLKLFPDLVHVMQRRYQLLHFIQLMEPIGRRALAESSNLAERTVRSEVDFLQEIGLIDITSKGMNVTREGKQLIQQFGEIMKEMSGIRVLEKKISETLNIGHVIIVSGDSDHQPWAKQEMGRACVNYLKSILKESRTIAVTGGSSMAAVAEMMNPTEVPEGCLFVPARGGLGEQVENQANTICAEMAKKARGKYRLLYVPDPISEESYQSMIEEPSIKEVLEVIRKPDVVIHGIGEAITMATRRRTNEQDMKKIHERQAVGESFGYYFDKQGEIVHRARTVGLQWDDLPKVNHVIALAGGKSKAAAILSYFKKGFSDVLITDEGSAIEILEQI